The Coregonus clupeaformis isolate EN_2021a chromosome 13, ASM2061545v1, whole genome shotgun sequence genome includes a region encoding these proteins:
- the LOC121579792 gene encoding glycerophosphodiester phosphodiesterase domain-containing protein 5 codes for MVKHQPLQQVYEKQLCLSFLTGIYGCRWKRYQRSHDNSSKWECAWFIILCSTFSLLLFWAYFWLEAHNDYNQFNWLLYNRSGEWKDGTVPILATIAVGFSYITFLMILALCHISLGQQLNLYWIQKIGVSAALITAVSGVVSINDVWGDEWDIILISLQSTGPFLHIGALAAVTALGWLVAGHVIRAGRTKFHMIVLLVYLSVLLVLYMSPLAISSPCIMDRNSLKPRPDVIGRRGAPMLAPENTLMSFNKALQQGVSSLEADVTVSLDGVPFLMRDRTLRRTTDIAKVFPDRQHEDASLFNWTEIRSLNAGQWFLESDPYWTVGSLTGRDRNRMGNLTVCSLVEMLRLAARANRSVLLNLHRPPPEHPHYKTWIMDTLWAVQRSGISQKRVTWTPDTDRGRVRGLQQTSLKKLSVEELRHRGISSLTLRYSQASNKEIQDFLANNMSVTLYPVNEPWLYSVLWCSGVPSVSSDAPQVLRKVPYPIWLMSPNEYCLVWITSDLVSIAIVTGIFIFQKWRMSGMQNYNPEQIMLSAVTRRPSRDVNIMKEKLIFSEVSNGVTSTDEHLYPENGYDIGQYK; via the exons TGGGAGTGTGCATGGTTCATCATCTTGTGCAGCACCTTCTCCCTGCTCCTCTTCTGGGCTTACTTCTGGTTGGAGGCCCACAATGACTACAACCAATTCAACTG GTTACTATACAACCGTTCTGGGGAATGGAAGGACGGCACTGTCCCCATTCTCGCAACCATCGCAGTTGGCTTtagttacattacatttttaatg ATTTTAGCACTTTGTCATATTTCACTGGGACAGCAGCTGAACCTCTACTGGATCCAAAAG ATTGGTGTGTCGGCTGCCTTGATCACCGCTGTCAGCGGTGTGGTCTCCATCAATGATGTGTGGGGGGACGAATGGGACATCATTCTCATATCGCTACAG TCCACAGGTCCTTTCCTGCACATAGGAGCTCTGGCTGCTGTCACAGCACTGGGTTGGCTAGTCGCTGGACATGTGATCCGTGCAGGGAGAACCA AGTTCCACATGATAGTGCTGCTGGTCTACCTGAGTGTCCTACTGGTCCTCTACATGTCTCCCCTCGCCATCTCCTCACCCTGCATCATGGACAGGAACAGCCTCAAACCTCGGCCTGACGTCATTGGAAGACGGGGGGCTCCAATG CTGGCGCCAGAGAACACCCTGATGTCCTTCAACAAGGCCCTGCAGCAGGGGGTCAGCTCCCTGGAGGCCGACGTCACCGTCAG TCTGGACGGGGTGCCCTTCCTGATGCGAGACCGCACCCTGAGAAGGACCACTGACATTGCCAAGGTCTTTCCTGACAGACAGCACGAGGACGCCTCTCTCTTCAATTGGACAGAGATTCGCTCTCTAAATGCGGGGCAGTGGTTTTTGGAg AGCGACCCATACTGGACAGTCGGGTCTCTGACAGGGAGGGACCGGAACCGAATGGGGAACCTGACAGTGTGTAGCCTGGTAGAGATGCTCCGCCTGGCAGCCAGGGCCAACCGCTCAGTCCTGTTAAACCTCCATAGACCTCCCCCAGAACACCCACACTACAAGACCTGGATCATGGACACCCTGTGGGCTGTCCAGAGGTCTGGGATATCACAGAAGAGG GTGACGTGGACTCCGGACACAGACAGGGGGCGTGTCAGGGGGCTGCAGCAGACCTCCTTGAAGAAACTGTCAGTGGAGGAGCTCAGACACAGGGGCATCAGCAGCCTCACCCTGCGCTACTCACAGGCCAGCAACAAGGAAATTCA GGACTTCCTGGCGAACAACATGAGTGTGACACTGTACCCGGTGAACGAGCCGTGGCTCTACTCAGTGCTGTGGTGCAGCGGAGTGCCTTCTGTCTCCTCCGACGCCCCCCAGGTCCTCCGCAAGGTGCCTTACCCCATCTGGCTCATG AGCCCAAATGAATACTGCTTGGTCTGGATCACCTCAGATCTTGTCTCCATCGCCATAGTTACAGGAATATTCATCTTTCAAAA ATGGAGGATGAGTGGAATGCAAAACTACAACCCAGAACAGATCATGCTGAGTGCTGTGACGCGCCGGCCCAGCCGAGACGTCAACATCATGAAGGAGAAACTCATATTCTCAG AGGTAAGCAATGGAGTAACCAGTACAGATGAACATTTATATCCAGAGAATGGCTACGACATTGGGCAGTACAAGTGA